A section of the Mangifera indica cultivar Alphonso chromosome 12, CATAS_Mindica_2.1, whole genome shotgun sequence genome encodes:
- the LOC123192972 gene encoding SET and MYND domain-containing protein 4 isoform X4, with translation MEKLKSLVPSSIKQMIANSSEDDLPSTCESLLNFFLNLDQFHQVVRDLVDPGSRLCGKNSDAAIELKLKGNQCYLSGDYAKALSFYTQALRIAPVDSIDKDRNLVATLFLNRASLLQKMDLLVECLQDCNRALQISPTYTKAWYRRGKVNASLGNYEDAVQDLIIAKDMEPSSGGKKQIESELKIILDQSKSAGSKFVQKNANNLRVPDEPVQVNLQCVITPDKGRGMASQCDIPESSLVHREEPYAVIILKHCRETYCHYCLNKLPADAIPCTSCSIPLYCSHNCQVLAGGQLLKNFPMKHSSNEILFNKFEEYIAQITRGIDFYPGDEHFFEHKHECQGAHWPMILPSDIVLAGRVLVKCIEQRRACSEGFNLTETLELSHNYLDASPESKLESHIYSIVLLYCIQHSYGFELPINGASISQRGKQSREKILFKLRWLQCTCFDLKLLSLSILQIVILIFQIRVNSMAIVCMKSNDDRPPNQFGDTVPGGTALTSTLEQIRVGQAIYAAGSLFNHSCRPNIHAYFLSRTLIIRTTEFVTSGCPLELSYGPQVGQWDCKDRLQFLEGNYSFRCRCSGCSEVNLSDLVINAFHCINPTCSGIVLDCSVVNCEKQKLKQFPKFPKGSSSESHLQIGKLSCDYIDSVGYLALQKKNRTLDGDPGYCLKCGSYCNLESSCAAVDEAWIYIKRYILLYPIDCMPQLHTASSIKPANCQVRGFNSFKRNLKDCSFRCFEITASIKNNIACMQ, from the exons ATGGAGAAGCTGAAATCGCTAGTTCCGAGTAGCATTAAGCAAATGATAGCAAACAGCAGTGAAGACGATCTTCCTTCAACGTGTGAATCACTACTCAACTTCTTCCTCAATTTGGACCAGTTTCACCAG GTTGTGAGAGACTTGGTGGATCCTGGGAGCCGTCTCTGCGGGAAGAATTCGGACGCGGCTATTGAACTGAAGCTAAAGGGAAATCAATGTTATTTGAGCGGAGATTATGCTAAAGCTTTGAGTTTCTATACTCAG GCTCTGCGAATTGCTCCGGTTGATTCCATTGACAAAGACAGAAATTTGGTTGCAACTTTGTTTCTGAATCGGGCTTCTCTCTTGCAA AAAATGGATCTTTTAGTGGAATGCTTACAAGATTGTAATCGAGCCCTTCAGATTTCTCCAACCTATACAAAG GCATGGTACAGGAGAGGGAAGGTGAATGCCTCATTGGGAAATTACGAAGATGCAGTTCAGGACTTGATCATTGCAAAGGACATGGAACCATCATCGGGTGGAAAGAAGCAGATAGAAAGTGAACTGAAGATAATTTTAGACCAATCCAAGAGTGCAGGCAGTAAGTTTGTTCAAAAAAATGCAAATAACCTCAGAGTACCAG ATGAGCCAGTCCAAGTAAATCTGCAGTGCGTTATCACTCCTGATAAAGGAAGGGGTATGGCTTCTCAATGTGACATTCCAGAGTCTTCCTTGGTGCATAGAGAAGAACCTTATGCTGTG ATTATATTAAAGCACTGTCGGGAAACTTATTGCCATTACTGCTTAAATAAACTACCAGCAGATGCAATACCATGTACATCATGTTCAATACCGCTGTATTGCTCCCACAATTGCCAAGTACTGGCAGGAGGACAACTGTTGAAGAATTTTCCAATGAAACATAGTAGTAATGAAATCcttttcaacaaatttgaaGAGTATATTGCACAAATTACTCGAGGCATTGATTTCTATCCAGGTGATGAGCACTTTTTTGAACATAAACATGAATGTCAAGGTGCACACTGGCCTATGATATTGCCATCTGATATTGTTTTGGCTGGACGAGTGCTGGTCAAATGTATAGAGCAAAGAAGAGCTTGTAGTGAGGGTTTTAACCTCACAGAAACTTTG GAGCTTTCACATAATTACTTGGATGCATCTCCAGAAAGCAAATTGGAATCACATATATATTCAATTGTTTTGTTGTATTGTATCCAGCATTCTTATGGCTTTGAACTGCCAATAAATGGAGCCTCTATATCACAG AGAGGGAAGCAATCGAGAGAAAAGATCTTGTTTAAACTGCGATGGCTACAATGTACATGCTTTGACCTCaaacttctctctctctctatactGCAG ATTGTCATACTAATATTTCAAATAAGGGTGAATTCTATGGCAATCGTGTGCATGAAATCCAATGATGACAGACCACCAAATCAGTTTGGAGATACTGTACCTGGTGGAACTGCTTTAACTAGCACTCTGGAACAG ATTAGAGTAGGCCAAGCAATTTATGCAGCTGGCAGTTTGTTCAACCATTCTTGCCGGCCAAATATTCATGCATACTTTCTTTCGCGCACTCTCATAATACGGACAACAGAGTTTGTAACCTCAGGTTGCCCATTGGAGTTGTCTTATGGTCCCCAG GTTGGGCAGTGGGACTGTAAAGACCGTTTACAGTTTTTGGAAGGCAATTATTCTTTTCGATGTCGATGCAGTGGTTGTTCTGAAGTAAATCTATCAGATCTGGTTATTAATGCTTTCCATTGTATCAATCCAACTTGTTCCGGCATAGTTTTAGATTGCTCTGTGGTCAATTGTGAAAAACAGAAACTTAAGCAGTTCCCCAAATTTCCAAAAGGTAGCAGCTCAGAATCTCATTTGCAG ATTGGCAAGCTTAGTTGTGATTACATTGATTCAGTGGGTTACCTTGCActtcagaaaaaaaatagaacccTTGATGGTGATCCTGGATACTGTTTGAAATGTGGTTCTTATTGCAATCTGGAATCTTCATGTGCAGCAGTTGATGAAGCTTGGATTTATATTAAACGGTATATTCTACTCTATCCTATTGATTGCATGCCACAGTTACATACTGCTTCTTCTATAAAGCCAGCCAATTGTCAG GTTAGAGGATTCAATAGTTTCAAGAGAAATCTCAAGGACTGTAGTTTTAGATGCTTTGAGATCACTGCATCTATTAAGAACAATATTGCATGCATGCAATAA